A DNA window from Buttiauxella agrestis contains the following coding sequences:
- a CDS encoding DUF7916 family protein: MYKRYLDCNASDLMDLSRADLLFSLRACEGRILVSETIVTVTPLLTSVTNAELAASQGADLLLLNLFDVENPKIAGMPADIPPEDVIRKLQHLTGRVIGVNLEAVDKSFCAKHEELWKMRQGRFATAANARRLHEMGVGFIVLTGNPGNGISNEAIAESLQEIRAELGEKMVLIAGKMHSAGILPSGSQKLITPDDVETFIRKGADIILLPAPGTVPGITLEYAQTLIDLAHQMGAMTMTAIGTSQEGADAETVRQIALMSKMAGTDLHHIGDTGYTGIAIPENIRTYSIAIRGVRHTYTRIARSVNR, from the coding sequence ATGTATAAAAGATATCTGGATTGTAATGCCTCAGACTTAATGGATCTTTCCCGCGCCGATTTGCTCTTTTCTCTCAGAGCCTGCGAAGGCCGTATTCTGGTGAGTGAAACTATTGTCACCGTCACACCATTACTCACCTCGGTCACTAATGCTGAACTGGCTGCCAGCCAGGGCGCAGATCTTTTACTGCTCAACCTGTTTGATGTTGAAAATCCCAAAATTGCAGGAATGCCTGCCGATATACCACCCGAGGATGTCATCCGCAAATTACAGCATCTAACCGGTCGTGTTATTGGCGTTAATCTGGAAGCAGTCGATAAGAGCTTTTGCGCTAAACACGAAGAACTTTGGAAGATGCGTCAGGGGCGATTTGCTACCGCGGCTAATGCACGCCGACTCCATGAAATGGGCGTCGGGTTTATTGTACTGACAGGAAACCCAGGCAACGGCATCAGCAATGAAGCGATCGCTGAAAGTTTGCAGGAAATACGTGCTGAATTAGGTGAAAAGATGGTGCTGATCGCAGGAAAAATGCACTCTGCGGGGATCTTACCGTCTGGCTCGCAAAAACTGATAACACCGGATGATGTAGAAACATTCATCCGAAAAGGTGCCGATATCATTTTGTTACCCGCCCCCGGAACAGTGCCAGGGATAACGCTCGAGTATGCGCAAACGCTGATCGATCTGGCACATCAAATGGGCGCGATGACCATGACCGCAATTGGCACCTCGCAAGAAGGTGCGGACGCTGAAACCGTACGTCAAATTGCCCTAATGAGCAAAATGGCCGGAACCGACTTACACCACATCGGTGATACCGGCTACACCGGGATAGCAATACCCGAAAATATTCGCACTTACAGCATCGCTATCCGTGGTGTTCGCCATACTTACACTCGTATCGCAAGGTCCGTCAATCGCTGA
- the fhuC gene encoding Fe3+-hydroxamate ABC transporter ATP-binding protein FhuC has protein sequence MLLGRRAPGCCDCNIPLLSVFGHGSPCPSTKMAPMQDKHLQPDTTFSLTDVTFRVPGRTLLHPLSITFPVGKVTGLIGHNGSGKSTLLKMLGRHQKSSAGEINLNDQPLDSWSSKEFARKVAYLPQQLPAAEGMTVRELVAIGRYPWHGALGRFGVADRELVEEAITLVGLKPFAHRLVDSLSGGERQRAWIAMLVAQDSRCLLLDEPTSALDIAHQVDVLALIHRLSQERGLTVIAVLHDINMAARYCDNLVALRGGEMIAQGTPAQLMQSETLEKIYGIPMGILPHPAGAAPVSFVY, from the coding sequence TTGCTTCTGGGGCGCAGAGCGCCAGGTTGTTGCGACTGCAACATTCCGCTTCTAAGTGTATTCGGGCACGGTTCGCCGTGCCCATCAACAAAGATGGCTCCCATGCAGGACAAACACCTTCAACCCGATACCACGTTTAGCCTCACTGACGTTACTTTCCGTGTACCCGGTCGCACGCTCCTCCATCCGCTGTCTATCACCTTTCCTGTAGGAAAAGTGACGGGTTTGATTGGGCATAACGGATCGGGGAAATCGACGCTGCTGAAAATGCTTGGCCGCCATCAGAAATCTTCTGCCGGGGAAATCAATCTTAACGACCAACCGCTGGATAGCTGGAGCAGCAAAGAATTTGCGCGCAAAGTCGCTTATTTACCGCAGCAACTTCCGGCAGCAGAGGGCATGACCGTGCGCGAGCTGGTGGCGATTGGTCGCTATCCGTGGCACGGCGCGCTGGGCCGTTTTGGCGTGGCGGACAGGGAACTGGTTGAAGAGGCGATTACGCTGGTTGGCCTGAAGCCTTTTGCCCATCGTCTGGTTGATAGCCTTTCCGGTGGCGAACGCCAGCGGGCATGGATTGCGATGTTAGTCGCACAAGACAGCCGCTGCCTGCTGTTGGATGAACCAACGTCGGCGCTGGATATTGCCCATCAGGTTGACGTCCTCGCGCTTATCCATCGCCTGAGCCAGGAACGCGGCCTGACGGTGATTGCCGTACTGCACGACATCAATATGGCCGCCCGCTATTGCGATAACCTGGTGGCGCTGCGTGGCGGTGAAATGATTGCTCAGGGAACCCCTGCCCAATTAATGCAAAGCGAAACGCTGGAGAAGATTTACGGTATTCCGATGGGCATTCTGCCACATCCTGCGGGTGCGGCTCCCGTGAGCTTTGTTTACTAA
- the mrcB gene encoding bifunctional glycosyl transferase/transpeptidase translates to MAGNDREPIGRKGKPSRPAKEKVSRRRVREEEYDADYDDDYDDEEPMPPRKGKGSGNGRPPRKKRRWLWFLVKLFVVFVVLFVIYGVYLDQKIRTRIDGKVWQLPAAVYGRMVNLEPDMPYSKKEMVNLLEATQYRQVTKMTRPGEFTVQGNSIEMIRRPFDFPDSKEGQIRARLVFDGDHLDSIQNMDNNRSFGFFRLDPRLITMLSSPNGEQRLFVPRTGFPELLVDTLIATEDRHFYEHDGISFYSIGRAVLANLTAGRTVQGASTLTQQLVKNLFLSSERSYWRKANEAYMALIMDARYGKDRILELYLNEVYLGQSGDNEIRGFPLASLYYFGRPVEELSLDQQALLVGMVKGASIYNPWRNPKLALERRNLVLRLLQEQKVIDQELYDMLSARPLGVQPRGGVISPQPAFMQMVRNELQTKLGDKVKDLSGVKIFTTFDSVSQDAAEKAVSEGVPVLRASRKLKDLEAAMVIVDRSTGEVRAMVGGAETQFAGFNRAMQARRSIGSLAKPATYLTALSQPDAYRLNTWIADAPIALKQPNGQVWSPQNDDRRYSESGKVMLVDALTRSMNVPTVNLGMALGLPAVTDTWVKLGVPQNQLHPVPAMLLGALNLTPIEVAQAFQTIASGGNRATLSALRSVIAEDGTVLYQSFPQAEQAVPPQAAYMTLFTMQQVMARGTGRALGGKYPNLHLAGKTGTTNDNVDTWFAGIDGKEVAITWVGRDNNQPTKLYGASGAMSLYQRYLANQTPIPLVLNPPEDIVDMSVDSAGYFQCGGGGDRTLPVWTTNPDGLCQQSQQAEQNNNPFSQSQGQPQQQQQQPQQQQQQPQQQPEKSDGVAGWIKDMFGGN, encoded by the coding sequence ATGGCGGGGAATGACCGCGAACCTATTGGACGTAAAGGCAAACCTTCACGTCCCGCAAAAGAGAAAGTCAGCCGTCGTCGAGTCCGGGAAGAGGAATACGACGCGGATTATGACGATGATTACGATGACGAGGAACCGATGCCGCCACGTAAAGGAAAAGGCAGCGGCAATGGCCGTCCGCCACGTAAAAAGCGCCGCTGGTTGTGGTTCTTAGTAAAACTGTTTGTGGTCTTCGTGGTGCTGTTTGTGATTTACGGCGTCTACCTTGACCAGAAGATTCGCACGCGCATTGATGGCAAAGTCTGGCAGCTCCCGGCGGCAGTTTATGGCCGTATGGTGAACCTTGAGCCGGATATGCCGTACAGCAAAAAAGAGATGGTCAACCTACTGGAAGCGACTCAGTACCGTCAGGTAACTAAAATGACGCGTCCTGGTGAGTTTACGGTGCAGGGCAATAGCATCGAGATGATCCGTCGTCCGTTCGATTTCCCTGACAGTAAAGAAGGGCAGATCCGCGCACGTCTGGTGTTTGATGGCGACCATCTGGACTCTATCCAGAATATGGACAACAACCGTAGCTTCGGTTTCTTCCGTCTGGATCCGCGCCTGATCACTATGTTGTCTTCGCCGAATGGCGAGCAGCGTCTGTTTGTGCCGCGCACCGGTTTCCCGGAACTGTTGGTTGATACCCTGATTGCCACTGAAGACCGTCATTTCTATGAGCACGATGGCATCAGCTTCTACTCTATCGGTCGTGCGGTGCTGGCTAACCTCACTGCCGGTCGTACCGTGCAGGGCGCGAGTACGCTGACGCAGCAGTTGGTTAAGAACCTGTTCTTGTCGAGCGAACGCTCTTACTGGCGTAAAGCGAACGAAGCGTACATGGCGTTGATCATGGATGCGCGTTACGGCAAAGATCGCATTCTTGAGCTGTACCTGAACGAAGTGTATCTCGGCCAGAGCGGCGATAACGAAATTCGCGGCTTCCCACTGGCGAGCCTGTACTATTTCGGTCGCCCGGTTGAAGAACTGAGCCTCGACCAGCAAGCATTGCTGGTGGGTATGGTGAAAGGAGCGTCGATTTACAACCCGTGGCGTAACCCGAAACTGGCGCTGGAGCGACGTAACCTTGTGTTGCGCCTGCTGCAAGAGCAGAAGGTGATCGACCAGGAATTGTACGACATGCTGAGTGCTCGCCCGCTGGGTGTGCAACCGCGTGGTGGTGTGATTTCGCCACAGCCTGCGTTTATGCAGATGGTGCGTAACGAACTCCAGACAAAACTTGGCGATAAAGTTAAAGACCTGTCTGGCGTGAAGATCTTTACTACGTTTGACTCCGTTTCCCAGGATGCGGCAGAAAAAGCGGTGAGCGAAGGGGTTCCGGTACTGCGTGCCTCCCGTAAGCTCAAAGATCTCGAAGCGGCCATGGTGATTGTTGACCGTTCGACCGGCGAAGTTCGTGCCATGGTCGGCGGGGCAGAAACGCAATTTGCAGGCTTTAACCGTGCGATGCAGGCGCGTCGATCCATTGGTTCTCTGGCAAAACCTGCGACTTATCTGACGGCTCTAAGCCAGCCGGATGCGTACCGCCTGAATACCTGGATTGCCGATGCACCAATCGCGCTGAAACAGCCAAACGGACAAGTGTGGTCGCCGCAAAACGATGACCGTCGCTACAGCGAGAGCGGCAAGGTCATGCTCGTGGACGCGCTGACGCGTTCGATGAACGTGCCAACCGTCAACCTGGGTATGGCGCTGGGCTTGCCAGCCGTAACCGACACCTGGGTCAAACTCGGCGTGCCGCAGAACCAGTTGCACCCGGTTCCGGCTATGTTGCTGGGGGCGCTGAACCTGACGCCAATCGAAGTGGCTCAGGCGTTCCAGACCATTGCCAGCGGCGGTAATCGAGCAACGCTGTCGGCGTTACGTTCGGTAATTGCTGAAGACGGTACCGTGTTGTATCAAAGCTTCCCGCAGGCCGAACAAGCTGTTCCACCTCAGGCGGCGTATATGACGCTGTTTACCATGCAGCAGGTTATGGCTCGCGGTACAGGGCGTGCGTTGGGTGGCAAATATCCGAACCTGCATCTGGCAGGTAAAACGGGGACGACCAACGATAACGTCGATACCTGGTTTGCCGGTATTGATGGCAAAGAAGTGGCGATTACCTGGGTTGGGCGTGATAACAACCAGCCGACCAAGCTGTACGGTGCAAGCGGTGCGATGTCGTTGTATCAGCGCTACCTTGCTAACCAGACGCCAATTCCGTTGGTGCTCAATCCACCGGAAGATATCGTCGATATGAGTGTGGATAGCGCGGGTTACTTCCAGTGCGGCGGTGGTGGCGATCGTACGTTGCCAGTGTGGACGACGAATCCAGACGGTTTGTGTCAGCAAAGCCAGCAGGCTGAGCAAAACAACAATCCGTTTAGCCAGTCGCAGGGGCAGCCTCAACAACAACAACAGCAGCCGCAGCAACAACAGCAACAACCACAGCAACAGCCAGAAAAAAGTGATGGCGTTGCTGGGTGGATTAAGGACATGTTCGGCGGTAACTAA
- the fhuA gene encoding ferrichrome porin FhuA — MARLRTGQPVNTSLRKLAFFVAATVSGVSASSFAADNTTTKEDTITVSANAAADESAWGPSPTIAAKRSATATKTDTPIEKTPQSISVVTNEEMQMHQFQSVKEALGYTPGVTVSSRGASNTYDFVIIRGFSSVGLNQNNYLDGLKMQGDFYNDAVIDPYMLERVELMRGPTSVLYGKSSPGGIVSMVSKRPTTEPLHEVQFKMGTDSLFQTGFDFSDALDDDGVYSYRLTGVARSGNEQQQGAESQRYAIAPSFSWRPDDKTNFTFLSYFQNEPETGYYGWLPKEGTVEPLPGGGHLPTDFNEGATNNSYSRNQKMVGYSFEHGFNDTFTVRQNLRFAEMKVDQQSAYGTGLCNNSMNAFNVYCQALSPEQQSHYLGRGTVVDKERLQNFSVDTQLQSNFATGAVEHTLLTGVDYSRMRNDISALFGNAPPLDLNNLPPMEPVDFGEAVPYQMNESEQTGLYVQDQAEWDKWVLTLGGRYDWSKQATTVRSDNGYIERNDKQFTWRGGVNYLFDNGISPYISYSQSFEPNAFSLYSTPRVAYEPSKGEQYEAGVKYVPKDMPVVITGAVYQLTKSDTLMADPTNALNQVPAGEVRARGVELEAKAALNANINVTASYTYTDAEYTKDTNLQGNTPAQVPEHMASLWGDYTFNDGVLSGLTLGTGGRFIGSSYGDPANTFKVGSAAVLDAVVKYDLGRFGLNGSSIAVNVNNLLDREYVASCFETYGCFWGAERQVVATATFRF; from the coding sequence ATGGCGCGTTTAAGAACTGGACAACCAGTCAACACCTCTCTCCGTAAACTTGCATTTTTTGTTGCGGCCACCGTGAGCGGTGTGAGTGCATCAAGTTTTGCAGCAGACAACACAACAACTAAAGAAGACACCATCACCGTTTCCGCAAACGCTGCGGCTGATGAAAGCGCGTGGGGCCCGTCCCCAACTATCGCGGCTAAACGCAGCGCGACCGCGACTAAAACAGACACCCCAATCGAAAAGACACCGCAGTCTATTTCGGTTGTCACCAACGAAGAGATGCAGATGCATCAGTTCCAGTCGGTGAAAGAAGCTCTGGGTTACACCCCCGGCGTGACAGTAAGCAGCCGTGGCGCTTCGAACACCTATGATTTTGTTATCATTCGTGGCTTTTCCTCTGTTGGCCTGAACCAGAACAACTATCTGGATGGCCTGAAAATGCAGGGCGATTTCTATAACGATGCTGTCATCGACCCTTATATGCTGGAACGTGTAGAACTGATGCGCGGCCCGACTTCCGTGTTGTACGGAAAAAGCAGCCCGGGCGGTATCGTTTCTATGGTCAGCAAGCGCCCGACCACAGAACCGCTTCATGAAGTTCAGTTTAAAATGGGCACAGACAGCCTGTTCCAGACTGGTTTTGATTTCAGCGACGCGCTGGACGACGATGGCGTGTATTCCTACCGCCTGACCGGTGTTGCGCGTTCAGGTAACGAACAGCAGCAGGGTGCAGAATCGCAGCGTTATGCCATCGCGCCTTCTTTCTCATGGCGTCCGGATGACAAGACTAATTTCACCTTCTTGTCCTATTTCCAGAATGAGCCAGAAACCGGTTATTACGGCTGGTTGCCAAAAGAAGGGACGGTTGAACCACTGCCAGGCGGCGGTCACCTGCCAACCGATTTCAATGAAGGTGCCACGAACAACAGCTATTCCCGTAACCAGAAAATGGTCGGTTACAGCTTCGAACACGGCTTTAACGACACCTTTACCGTGCGTCAGAACCTGCGTTTCGCTGAGATGAAAGTGGATCAGCAAAGCGCATACGGCACCGGGCTGTGTAACAACAGCATGAATGCCTTCAACGTTTACTGTCAGGCATTGTCACCAGAGCAGCAGTCACACTATTTGGGCCGCGGCACAGTTGTTGATAAAGAACGTCTGCAAAACTTTAGCGTCGATACCCAACTGCAAAGCAACTTCGCGACTGGCGCAGTTGAACACACCCTGTTAACCGGTGTGGATTACTCGCGTATGCGCAACGATATCAGCGCCTTGTTTGGTAATGCTCCTCCGCTGGATTTGAATAATCTGCCGCCAATGGAACCGGTTGATTTCGGCGAAGCTGTGCCTTATCAGATGAACGAAAGCGAGCAAACTGGCCTTTACGTTCAGGATCAGGCTGAGTGGGACAAATGGGTGCTTACGCTGGGCGGTCGTTACGACTGGTCTAAGCAAGCGACCACGGTGCGCAGCGACAACGGTTACATCGAGCGTAACGACAAACAATTTACCTGGCGTGGCGGTGTGAACTACCTGTTTGATAACGGTATTTCACCATACATCAGCTACAGCCAGTCTTTCGAGCCTAACGCCTTTAGCCTGTACAGCACGCCACGTGTCGCTTATGAACCTTCCAAAGGTGAGCAATACGAAGCGGGCGTGAAGTATGTGCCGAAAGATATGCCGGTGGTGATTACCGGTGCGGTTTATCAGCTGACCAAGTCTGATACGCTGATGGCTGACCCAACAAATGCTTTGAACCAGGTTCCAGCGGGTGAAGTTCGTGCGCGTGGTGTGGAACTGGAAGCGAAAGCCGCTCTCAATGCCAACATCAACGTCACCGCGTCATATACCTATACCGATGCGGAGTACACCAAGGACACCAACTTGCAAGGCAACACCCCTGCGCAAGTGCCAGAACACATGGCTTCGCTGTGGGGTGATTACACCTTCAACGATGGCGTGCTGAGTGGTCTGACTCTGGGTACGGGCGGTCGCTTCATTGGTTCAAGCTACGGCGACCCGGCTAACACCTTTAAAGTCGGCAGCGCAGCGGTGCTGGACGCAGTGGTCAAATATGACCTCGGTCGTTTCGGTCTGAATGGTTCAAGCATCGCGGTAAACGTGAACAACCTGCTTGACCGTGAATACGTTGCCAGCTGCTTTGAAACCTATGGTTGCTTCTGGGGCGCAGAGCGCCAGGTTGTTGCGACTGCAACATTCCGCTTCTAA
- the fhuB gene encoding Fe(3+)-hydroxamate ABC transporter permease FhuB, giving the protein MKHRHAVFPAILLSLLFVIACALTLHNLKAQLPSALWASAWWQPNIDDINQMLFHYSLLPRLAISLLVGAGLGLVGVLFQQVLRNPLAEPTTLGVASGAQLGVTVATLWALPGGFATQQFAALVGAGVVGLLVFGVAWGKRLSPVTLILAGLVLSLYCGAVNQLLAIFHHDQLQNMFLWSTGSLNQQDWDIVNGLWPRLVGGLLLTLLLLRPLTLMGLDDGVARNLGLALSMVRLATLVLAIAISALLVNAVGIIGFIGLFAPLLAKMLGARRLVARLFLAPLIGALILWLSDQSVIWLTGAWREISTGTVTALIGAPLLLWLLPRLRTVGTPAMNQGDNVPVERQHLLWWVLMGIGVLALVIVTALTMGRDVQGWNWVSGSLFHDLLQWRWPRVMAALTAGMMLAVAGSVIQRLTGNAMASPEVLGISSGAAFGVVVMLFIVPGNAFGWLFPAGSLGAAVTLLVIMVTASRGGFSPQRMLLAGMALSTAFTMLLMLLMASGDPRMAGILTWISGSTYNVTGDQAVRTLILMVILFALTPLCRRWLMILPLGGATARAIGMALTPSRFALLLLAATLTAAATMTVGPLSFVGLMAPHIARMLGFRRAMPQLIMSALFGGMLMVAADWCGRMILFPDQVPAGLLATFIGAPYFVYLLRKQSR; this is encoded by the coding sequence GTGAAACATCGTCATGCTGTGTTCCCGGCGATCTTGTTATCGCTGCTGTTTGTGATTGCCTGCGCGCTGACGCTGCACAATCTCAAGGCCCAACTTCCATCAGCCCTGTGGGCATCCGCCTGGTGGCAGCCAAATATCGATGACATCAATCAGATGTTATTCCACTACAGCTTGTTGCCTCGCCTGGCCATTTCCTTATTGGTCGGGGCAGGGTTAGGGCTGGTGGGCGTGCTATTCCAACAAGTGCTGCGAAACCCCCTTGCGGAACCCACCACGCTTGGCGTGGCGAGTGGAGCGCAGCTCGGCGTGACCGTCGCGACGCTGTGGGCGCTGCCCGGTGGATTCGCGACGCAACAATTTGCGGCCTTAGTGGGCGCGGGCGTCGTCGGTTTACTGGTATTCGGTGTCGCCTGGGGTAAACGTTTATCCCCTGTGACGCTCATCCTCGCGGGTTTGGTACTGAGCCTGTATTGCGGCGCGGTGAATCAATTACTCGCGATTTTCCACCACGACCAGTTGCAGAACATGTTCCTGTGGAGCACCGGTTCGTTGAACCAGCAGGACTGGGATATCGTGAATGGCCTGTGGCCGCGCCTGGTGGGTGGTTTGTTACTGACGCTTCTGTTGCTGCGCCCGCTCACATTGATGGGGCTTGACGATGGCGTGGCGCGTAATCTTGGCCTGGCGCTTTCCATGGTGCGTCTCGCGACGCTGGTGTTAGCGATTGCCATTAGCGCATTGCTGGTCAATGCGGTGGGGATTATCGGTTTTATCGGCCTGTTCGCGCCGCTTCTGGCGAAAATGCTGGGGGCGCGTCGCCTGGTGGCTCGGCTATTCCTCGCGCCGCTTATCGGGGCATTAATTCTCTGGCTGTCGGATCAATCCGTTATCTGGCTCACCGGCGCATGGCGTGAAATTTCTACCGGCACCGTGACGGCTTTGATTGGTGCGCCGTTGCTGCTCTGGCTGCTGCCGCGTCTGCGAACGGTGGGTACGCCTGCCATGAACCAGGGCGATAACGTTCCGGTTGAGCGTCAGCATCTGCTCTGGTGGGTGTTGATGGGCATCGGCGTGTTAGCGTTGGTTATCGTCACCGCATTGACGATGGGGCGCGACGTACAGGGCTGGAACTGGGTGAGTGGTTCGTTATTCCACGACCTATTGCAGTGGCGCTGGCCGCGTGTGATGGCAGCCCTCACAGCGGGCATGATGTTGGCCGTCGCCGGGAGCGTGATTCAGCGTTTAACCGGTAACGCGATGGCAAGCCCGGAAGTGCTGGGCATCAGTTCTGGTGCGGCATTTGGTGTGGTGGTGATGCTGTTTATTGTGCCTGGAAATGCCTTCGGCTGGTTATTCCCGGCGGGCAGTCTGGGGGCTGCGGTGACGCTACTGGTGATTATGGTCACTGCCAGCCGTGGCGGTTTTTCCCCACAGCGCATGTTGCTGGCCGGAATGGCGCTGAGTACCGCGTTTACCATGTTGCTGATGCTGTTGATGGCAAGCGGCGATCCGCGTATGGCGGGAATACTCACCTGGATTTCCGGTTCAACGTACAACGTGACCGGTGATCAGGCTGTCAGAACGCTGATCCTGATGGTTATCTTATTCGCGCTGACACCGCTTTGCCGCCGCTGGTTGATGATTCTGCCATTAGGTGGCGCGACCGCACGGGCAATTGGTATGGCGCTGACGCCATCGCGTTTTGCTTTGCTTTTGCTGGCCGCAACATTAACTGCTGCCGCAACCATGACCGTTGGCCCGTTGAGTTTTGTCGGCTTAATGGCTCCGCATATCGCTCGGATGTTAGGTTTCCGGCGTGCAATGCCGCAGCTGATTATGTCGGCGTTATTCGGTGGGATGCTGATGGTCGCGGCGGACTGGTGCGGGAGAATGATTTTGTTCCCGGATCAGGTTCCAGCCGGGCTATTGGCGACGTTTATCGGTGCGCCGTATTTTGTTTATTTGCTGCGTAAGCAGAGCCGTTGA
- the hemL gene encoding glutamate-1-semialdehyde 2,1-aminomutase, producing MSKSENLYAAARKVIPGGVNSPVRAFTGVGGVPLFIERADGAYLFDADGKAYIDYVGSWGPMVLGHNHPAIRNAVIEAVERGLSFGAPTEMEVKMAELVTELVPTMDMVRMVNSGTEATMSAIRLARGFTGRDKIIKFEGCYHGHADCLLVKAGSGALTLGQPNSPGVPADFAKHTLTCTYNDLASVRAAFEQYPQDIACIIVEPVAGNMNCIPPNADFLPGLRALCDEFGALFIIDEVMTGFRVALAGAQSYYDVEPDLTCLGKIIGGGMPVGAFGGRREIMDALAPTGPVYQAGTLSGNPIAMAAGYACLTEVSQPGIHQTLTELTEMLARGLLKAAKEENIPLVVNNVGGMFGLFFTDAVSVTSYQDVMACDVERFKKFFHLMLEEGVYLAPSAFEAGFMSVAHSKEDIQKTIDAARRVFAKL from the coding sequence ATGAGTAAGTCTGAAAACCTGTACGCTGCCGCCCGCAAAGTCATCCCTGGCGGGGTGAACTCACCGGTTCGTGCCTTTACCGGAGTCGGCGGTGTACCGCTGTTTATCGAACGCGCTGACGGGGCTTACCTGTTTGATGCTGACGGCAAAGCCTATATCGATTACGTCGGTTCATGGGGGCCAATGGTTCTGGGTCATAACCATCCGGCTATCCGTAATGCGGTGATTGAAGCGGTAGAACGCGGCCTGAGCTTCGGCGCGCCAACCGAGATGGAAGTGAAAATGGCGGAACTGGTGACTGAACTGGTTCCAACCATGGATATGGTTCGCATGGTGAACTCCGGTACTGAAGCCACCATGAGCGCGATTCGCCTGGCTCGCGGTTTCACCGGGCGCGATAAAATCATCAAATTTGAAGGCTGCTACCACGGCCACGCTGACTGCCTGCTGGTAAAAGCGGGTTCTGGTGCACTCACCCTCGGCCAGCCAAATTCACCGGGCGTTCCAGCTGATTTCGCCAAACACACCCTCACCTGCACCTATAACGATCTCGCCAGCGTGCGTGCAGCATTCGAGCAGTATCCGCAGGATATCGCCTGTATCATCGTTGAACCGGTCGCGGGCAACATGAACTGCATTCCACCAAACGCCGATTTCCTGCCGGGCTTACGCGCCCTGTGTGATGAGTTTGGCGCCCTGTTTATCATCGACGAAGTGATGACTGGATTCCGTGTTGCCCTGGCGGGCGCGCAGTCTTACTACGACGTGGAGCCTGACTTAACGTGCCTGGGTAAAATCATCGGTGGCGGTATGCCCGTCGGTGCATTCGGTGGCCGCCGTGAAATCATGGACGCTCTGGCACCAACCGGCCCGGTTTATCAGGCGGGCACGCTTTCTGGTAATCCAATCGCGATGGCCGCAGGTTACGCGTGCCTGACAGAAGTCTCTCAACCTGGCATTCACCAGACGTTGACTGAGTTGACTGAAATGCTGGCGCGTGGGCTGTTGAAGGCCGCGAAAGAAGAAAACATTCCTTTGGTCGTCAATAACGTCGGCGGTATGTTCGGCTTGTTCTTCACCGATGCTGTGTCTGTGACGAGCTATCAGGATGTGATGGCGTGTGACGTTGAGCGCTTTAAGAAGTTCTTCCATTTGATGCTGGAAGAAGGCGTTTACCTGGCGCCATCTGCATTTGAAGCAGGCTTCATGTCAGTTGCGCATTCGAAAGAAGATATTCAGAAGACAATTGACGCCGCGCGTCGGGTGTTTGCGAAGCTGTAA
- the fhuD gene encoding Fe(3+)-hydroxamate ABC transporter substrate-binding protein FhuD: MINPSMSRRQLLVALALSPLLLKMGNSHAASIDPHRIVALEWLPVELMLALGVKPYAMADIANYQAWVGEPKLPDGIIDVGLRTEPNLELLTQLKPSLILYSAGYGPAPEKMARIAPGLGFSFNDGSGKPLTVARKSLTELGEKLGMQQAAKDHLLKFDQFIEQMKPRFAGRGDKPVLLMTLLDSRHALIIGKNSLFQQVMDLLGVKNAWSGETNFWGSAVVGLERLAEVKDADVICFDHNNDAEMARVTATPLWNAMPFVRQNRFQRVPPVWLYGATLSAMSFTNTLAKAIGSQA; encoded by the coding sequence TTGATTAATCCTTCAATGAGCCGTCGCCAGCTACTGGTGGCACTCGCGCTCTCGCCGTTGCTGCTCAAAATGGGCAATTCTCACGCGGCCTCAATTGACCCTCATCGCATTGTCGCGCTGGAATGGTTGCCCGTTGAACTGATGCTGGCGCTGGGCGTAAAACCCTATGCGATGGCCGATATCGCCAATTATCAAGCCTGGGTCGGCGAGCCAAAATTGCCTGATGGCATTATCGACGTTGGGCTGCGAACTGAACCTAATCTCGAGCTTCTCACCCAGCTAAAACCGTCGCTGATTCTCTATTCCGCAGGCTACGGCCCGGCACCTGAAAAAATGGCGCGCATCGCACCCGGTCTAGGTTTTAGTTTTAACGATGGCTCAGGCAAACCGCTGACTGTCGCTCGCAAGTCTCTGACAGAACTGGGCGAAAAACTGGGGATGCAGCAGGCAGCAAAAGATCACCTACTGAAATTTGACCAGTTTATCGAGCAGATGAAGCCCCGCTTTGCCGGGCGGGGTGATAAACCCGTTTTATTGATGACATTATTAGATTCCCGCCATGCGCTGATCATCGGCAAAAACAGCCTGTTCCAACAGGTGATGGATTTGCTCGGAGTGAAAAACGCCTGGTCTGGTGAAACTAACTTCTGGGGCAGCGCGGTGGTTGGCCTGGAGCGTTTAGCCGAAGTGAAAGACGCCGACGTCATCTGTTTTGATCATAACAACGATGCTGAAATGGCCCGCGTGACCGCTACTCCGTTGTGGAATGCGATGCCTTTCGTGCGCCAGAATCGTTTCCAGCGAGTCCCTCCGGTCTGGCTTTATGGCGCAACGCTGTCCGCCATGAGCTTCACGAATACGCTGGCGAAAGCCATAGGGAGCCAGGCGTGA